The Thalassoroseus pseudoceratinae genome has a segment encoding these proteins:
- a CDS encoding efflux RND transporter permease subunit, whose protein sequence is MNLIGSFVRSPVKVSVGVLLLLLFGYVALDRMPMQLTPEVQTPTITVETRWPGASPQEIEREIVLEQEEQLKSVEAVTKMTSESSDSSGKITLEFLVGTDMDKAVVDVIGRLEQVPSYPEDADKPIISTSNAADRPIAWFILSAQFPNPEDIRKMQQDHPEMSEELDRVLQAANPGLATLRLRIIAKKHPEVKTLLPPEDLDVTKLKRFAEDEIEARFERVSGVSQSNVIGGLEEELQVVVDPHKLAARNLTIADVRQVLRGQNTDVSAGDFWESKRRWVVRTLGQFRTPEQVEQQLLANDEGGPVYVRDVAQVRLGYRKPDGLVRRFGESSIAVNCLRETGANVLDLMEGLRVVNQELNEGILKDRGLVLTQVYDETDYIYSSVDLVQENIFIGGALTMIVLMSFLHLGVRTLLVIPAILATGYLAAFWSPWFFVVCLALIIGSGFWFARGALVVGLAIPISIIGTFLILGALGRSLNVISLAGLAFAVGMLVDNAVVVLENIFRRYSSLGEKPMVAAVRGTQEVWGAVVASTLTTIAVFLPIVFVQEEAGQLFRDIALAISGAVALSMLVSMTVIPTASSRLFGGRDAKIDGLGGSLDSFDDADPIASRHSHNESLIVSGVNKVGGFFVQQVVGINDWIQHSLIRRLATIGILVGAAVALSWVLWPKVEYLPTGNRNLVFGILIPPPGYNLNQMMEMGETVERELRPYWDTDAKNAEEAGLDFPVIGDFFFVARGRQVFLGIRARNQDQVGKLVPLVQRVGSQLPGTFAVAKQSSLFEQGLTAGRTIDIEITGPELKTLVGMGGQILGGNPNIGLNPIGQIIKVERVVNGETITESAQARPVPSLDLSSPEVHIEPKLTQAAEMQISTSDLGYAADALIDGAYAGDYYIEGDKIDLTIVGDETRADSVQRIRGLPVATPIGQVVPLEALATIEMSSGPEQVNHRERLRAITIEVSPPAEMPLEDAMELIKSQVIAPLRESGQLEGGYRVNLAGTADKLDSTWKALQSNVILALLITYLLMAALFESWIYPAVVILSVPLGAVGGIIGLQLLNVWLAFTGQPTQMLDVLTMLGFVILIGTVVNNPILIVHQSLNLMREENLPPRQAILESVRTRIRPIFMTTTTTVLGLLPLVLFPGAGSELYRGLGSVVLGGLALSTVFTLFLVPTLFSVVMETQNRMFDLVRSNRDEPFDQSEPAVQEPVGVN, encoded by the coding sequence ATGAACTTGATTGGTTCGTTTGTACGCAGTCCCGTCAAAGTTTCCGTCGGCGTGCTGCTGCTGTTGCTATTCGGCTATGTGGCTCTCGATCGGATGCCGATGCAACTGACGCCGGAGGTGCAAACGCCGACGATCACCGTCGAGACGCGATGGCCGGGAGCCAGTCCGCAGGAGATCGAACGCGAAATTGTGCTCGAACAGGAAGAGCAACTCAAAAGCGTCGAGGCGGTCACGAAGATGACGTCGGAGAGCAGCGATTCCTCTGGCAAGATTACGTTGGAGTTCCTCGTCGGGACGGACATGGATAAAGCCGTCGTCGATGTCATCGGGCGATTGGAGCAAGTTCCTAGCTACCCCGAAGACGCCGACAAACCGATCATCAGCACGTCGAACGCGGCCGACCGACCGATTGCTTGGTTTATTCTGAGTGCACAATTTCCCAATCCCGAAGACATTCGGAAAATGCAGCAAGATCACCCGGAAATGAGTGAGGAATTGGATCGGGTGCTGCAGGCTGCCAATCCCGGCTTGGCAACGCTGCGGTTGCGAATCATTGCTAAAAAGCATCCGGAAGTGAAAACACTACTGCCGCCGGAAGATTTGGACGTCACCAAACTCAAGCGATTCGCGGAAGACGAAATTGAAGCCCGATTCGAACGGGTGTCCGGGGTGTCGCAGTCCAACGTGATCGGTGGTCTGGAAGAAGAATTGCAGGTCGTTGTGGACCCCCACAAACTAGCGGCCCGGAACCTGACGATTGCCGATGTGCGGCAAGTCTTGCGGGGGCAGAACACCGATGTTTCCGCCGGGGACTTCTGGGAATCGAAACGGCGTTGGGTGGTGCGAACCCTTGGGCAATTCCGCACGCCCGAGCAAGTCGAGCAACAATTGTTAGCCAACGATGAAGGTGGACCGGTCTATGTTCGCGATGTGGCCCAAGTTCGGTTGGGGTATCGCAAGCCCGACGGCTTGGTGCGACGATTTGGTGAGTCGAGCATCGCGGTCAACTGCTTGCGGGAAACCGGGGCGAATGTTCTCGATTTGATGGAAGGACTGCGAGTCGTCAATCAGGAACTCAACGAAGGCATTCTGAAAGATCGTGGCTTGGTGCTGACTCAGGTCTACGATGAAACCGACTACATTTACTCCTCCGTCGATTTGGTGCAGGAAAACATTTTCATCGGTGGCGCACTCACGATGATTGTGTTGATGTCGTTCTTGCACCTCGGCGTGCGAACGCTGCTGGTGATTCCTGCGATCTTGGCCACGGGATACTTGGCGGCGTTTTGGTCTCCGTGGTTTTTTGTCGTCTGTTTGGCCCTGATTATTGGGTCTGGTTTTTGGTTTGCTCGTGGTGCACTCGTCGTTGGTTTGGCAATTCCGATCAGTATCATCGGGACGTTTTTGATTTTGGGGGCACTTGGTCGATCGCTCAATGTGATTTCACTTGCGGGGCTGGCGTTCGCGGTTGGAATGTTGGTCGACAACGCCGTGGTGGTGCTGGAAAACATCTTCCGCCGGTATTCTTCGCTCGGCGAGAAACCGATGGTCGCCGCGGTTCGTGGTACGCAAGAAGTTTGGGGAGCCGTTGTGGCTTCCACATTGACTACCATTGCCGTGTTCTTGCCGATCGTGTTTGTGCAAGAAGAAGCGGGCCAGTTGTTCCGCGACATCGCGTTGGCAATTAGCGGCGCGGTTGCGCTTTCGATGTTGGTTTCCATGACAGTGATTCCGACAGCCTCGTCCCGATTGTTCGGCGGACGTGATGCGAAGATCGACGGTCTTGGCGGTTCTCTGGATTCCTTCGACGACGCCGACCCGATTGCGTCTCGTCACTCGCATAACGAATCGCTGATTGTCTCCGGAGTTAACAAAGTCGGTGGCTTTTTCGTCCAGCAAGTTGTGGGGATCAACGATTGGATTCAACACTCGTTGATACGGCGATTGGCAACCATTGGCATTTTGGTCGGGGCGGCCGTGGCCCTCAGTTGGGTGTTGTGGCCGAAGGTGGAGTACTTACCAACAGGGAACCGAAACCTTGTCTTCGGGATACTCATTCCGCCGCCGGGATACAACCTCAATCAAATGATGGAGATGGGTGAAACGGTTGAGCGGGAACTCCGTCCCTATTGGGATACCGATGCCAAAAACGCTGAGGAAGCCGGTTTGGATTTCCCCGTGATCGGTGATTTCTTCTTCGTTGCTCGCGGTCGTCAGGTTTTCTTGGGAATCCGGGCTCGCAATCAGGACCAGGTCGGCAAATTGGTGCCGTTGGTTCAGCGGGTTGGCTCCCAACTTCCCGGCACGTTCGCGGTGGCCAAGCAGTCCAGTTTGTTCGAGCAAGGGCTGACCGCCGGTCGAACAATTGATATTGAAATCACGGGGCCGGAACTGAAAACACTCGTCGGAATGGGTGGGCAGATTTTGGGGGGGAATCCCAACATCGGTTTGAATCCGATTGGGCAAATTATCAAAGTCGAACGTGTGGTCAATGGTGAAACCATTACAGAGTCCGCACAGGCCCGTCCGGTACCGAGTTTGGATTTGTCATCACCCGAAGTTCATATCGAACCCAAATTGACGCAAGCGGCCGAAATGCAGATTTCGACTTCGGACCTGGGTTACGCCGCGGATGCCCTCATCGACGGTGCCTACGCTGGTGATTACTACATCGAAGGTGACAAGATCGACTTGACGATCGTGGGCGACGAGACCCGAGCCGACAGCGTACAACGGATTCGCGGACTACCCGTCGCCACGCCGATCGGACAGGTTGTTCCATTGGAAGCGCTCGCCACGATCGAGATGAGCAGCGGACCGGAACAAGTCAATCACCGGGAACGCCTACGGGCGATCACGATTGAAGTTTCCCCACCGGCAGAAATGCCTCTGGAAGATGCGATGGAGTTGATCAAATCGCAAGTCATTGCTCCGCTTCGTGAGAGCGGACAACTCGAAGGTGGCTACCGGGTCAACTTGGCGGGAACCGCTGACAAACTCGACAGTACATGGAAAGCGTTGCAGTCGAACGTAATTTTGGCATTGTTGATCACCTATTTGCTAATGGCGGCGTTGTTTGAATCTTGGATTTACCCGGCGGTGGTGATTCTGAGTGTGCCGTTGGGAGCGGTCGGCGGGATCATCGGTTTGCAGTTGCTCAATGTGTGGTTGGCATTTACAGGGCAACCGACACAGATGCTCGATGTGCTGACGATGCTGGGGTTCGTGATTCTGATCGGCACGGTGGTGAACAACCCAATCCTGATTGTGCACCAATCGCTGAACCTGATGCGTGAAGAAAACCTCCCGCCTCGGCAAGCGATTCTCGAAAGTGTTCGCACGCGGATTCGGCCGATCTTCATGACGACCACCACAACCGTATTGGGCCTATTGCCGCTGGTGCTCTTCCCCGGTGCGGGGAGTGAACTCTATCGCGGTTTGGGGAGCGTGGTGCTCGGAGGGTTGGCATTGTCGACCGTATTCACTCTCTTCCTCGTGCCAACTCTATTCAGCGTTGTCATGGAAACCCAAAACCGAATGTTCGATTTGGTCAGAAGCAATCGCGATGAACCATTCGATCAATCCGAACCAGCGGTGCAAGAACCAGTGGGGGTGAACTGA